From the genome of Ctenopharyngodon idella isolate HZGC_01 chromosome 23, HZGC01, whole genome shotgun sequence, one region includes:
- the LOC127505773 gene encoding uncharacterized protein LOC127505773, whose amino-acid sequence MCCAWECSDTDSGITDDNAFHQYREAKQKVRHKCSYLDEKNFILSPHLFAQPRSCVSAANDASYGANSRWKASQITRVPANLDVNITSERSSAPDLSCVPINPSDSKTQRQKIVSENSMQVHIVEVSRVLPMIEWIPETSHEQMTVETKAWRCAGFVTANHETRSSEALWKEASRQKLKWSHGRLAKAAHLGSSLPANGLPTAARHRVVIQRVARIRGYRGTRMQGSHGERKLEPLPNHKDLRNIYSLSALQNQYECLCSPFQPRLKHSAVGDQQDAAQNIDRKQEGQRREFSDAIGDIRCQSRCRKNAESPPTPHHVTFSHILQVLQSKPGNFSEFMGQRCHRAL is encoded by the exons ATGTGCTGTGCTTGGGAATGTTCTGATACGGATAGCGGAATCACTG atgatAATGCATTTCATCAATACCGGGAGGCTAAACAGAAAGTTAGGCACAAATGCAGTTACTTGGATGAGAAGAACTTCATTTTGTCCCCTCATTTATTTGCTCAGCCCAGGTCGTGTGTATCTGCAGCAAATGATGCATCATATGGAGCAAACTCAAGATGGAAAGCATCACAAATCACTCGTGTTCCTGCCAACCTGGATGTGAACATTACCAGTGAGAGATCAAGTGCACCAGACCTGAGCTGTGTACCCATAAATCCCAGTGATTCAAAGACCCAGAGACAAAAAATTGTCAGTGAGAACTCAATGCAAGTACATATTGTAGAGGTGAGCAGGGTTCTGCCAATGATAGAGTGGATTCCGGAAACATCTCATGAGCAAATGACGGTGGAAACCAAAGCCTGGAGGTGTGCAGGATTTGTCACAGCAAACCATGAAACAAGGAGTTCTGAAGCTCTTTGGAAAGAGGCATCTAGGCAAAAACTTAAATGGAGCCATGGGCGCCTGGCTAAGGCGGCCCACCTTGGGTCATCATTGCCTGCCAATGGCCTGCCAACCGCAGCCAGACACAGGGTGGTGATCCAGAGAGTAGCACGAATAAGAGGTTACAGAGGGACTCGGATGCAGGGCAGCCATGGGGAACGGAAGCTCGAACCGTTACCAAATCACAAAGACCTGCGCAATATCTACAGTCTGTCAGCACTACAAAATCAGTATGAATGTCTCTGTAGTCCTTTCCAACCACGGTTGAAACACAGTGCAGTGGGAGACCAGCAAGATGCCGCACAGAACATTGACAGGAAACAGGAAGGACAGCGGAGAGAGTTTTCAGATGCGATTGGG GACATTCGGTGTCAGTCAAGATGCAGGAAGAACGCAGAATCCCCTCCAACTCCACACCATGTCActttttctcatattttacaGGTTCTCCAGAGTAAACCAGGCAATTTTTCAGAGTTCATGGGCCAGAGATGCCACAGGGCTCTTTAA